The genomic segment TTCGGCCGAACCGGCGGTTCAGGCGCTGAACCGCGAGCTGCAGGACAAGGGTTTCCTGCTGACGTCGACCGAGGACATCATCAACTGGGCCCGGACGGGTTCTCTGCACTGGATGACCTTCGGGCTGGCCTGCTGTGCCGTCGAGATGATGCACACGTCGATGCCACGCTACGACCTCGAACGCTTCGGTACCGCGCCGCGGGCCAGCCCGCGCCAGTCGGACCTGATGATCGTGGCCGGGACGCTGACCAACAAGATGGCCCCCGCGCTGCGAAAGGTCTATGACCAGATGCCCGAGCCGCGCTACGTGATCTCGATGGGTTCCTGCGCCAATGGCGGGGGGTATTACCATTACAGCTATTCCGTGGTGCGCGGCTGTGACCGGATCATCCCGGTCGATGTCTACGTGCCCGGCTGCCCGCCGACGGCGGAGGCGCTGGTTTACGGCATCCTGCAGCTGCAACGCAAAATCCGCCGGACGGGGACGATCGTAAGATGACAGCAGCACTGAAGGAACTGGGCGCCCATATCGAGGCCAAGCGCACCGATTGCGTGATCAGCTGGGAGGTGGCGTTCGACGAGTTGAATGTCGACGTGGCGCTGGCGAATATCGTCGGGCTGGTCGACTTCCTGAAGACCGACCCGACCTGCCGTTTCTCGACGCTGGTGGACATCACGGCGGTGGATTACCCGGAACGGCCCAAGCGGTTCGACGTGGTCTATCACTTCCTGTCGATGTACCAGAACCAGCGCATTCGCCTGCGGATGGCAGTGCGCGAAGAGGACATGGTGCCGTCGATCACCGGTATCCACCCGTCGGCCAACTGGTTCGAGCGGGAGGTGTTCGACATGTTCGGCATCCTGTTCTCGGGCCATCCGGACCTGCGGCGCATCCTGACCGATTATGGCTTCCGCGGCTATCCGCTGCGCAAGGATTTCCCGACCACGGGCTACACGGAAGTGCGCTATGACGAGGTGCAGAAGCGGGTGGTCTACGAGCCGGTGAGCCTTGTGCAGGAATACCGGCAGTTCGACTTCATGAGCCCGTGGGAGGGTGCCGAGTACATCCTGCCGGGGGACGAGAAAGACACCGCATCGAAATGAACGGGTGGGGGCGCAGCGAGGGGCGACGGTATGATCTGGCTCATTCTACTCTCGGTGG from the Roseovarius indicus genome contains:
- a CDS encoding NuoB/complex I 20 kDa subunit family protein, translated to MGVKSETAEKEGLVTETQGQGLQSDRVKSGPSAEAPIGAEQPSASAEPAVQALNRELQDKGFLLTSTEDIINWARTGSLHWMTFGLACCAVEMMHTSMPRYDLERFGTAPRASPRQSDLMIVAGTLTNKMAPALRKVYDQMPEPRYVISMGSCANGGGYYHYSYSVVRGCDRIIPVDVYVPGCPPTAEALVYGILQLQRKIRRTGTIVR
- a CDS encoding NADH-quinone oxidoreductase subunit C, with amino-acid sequence MTAALKELGAHIEAKRTDCVISWEVAFDELNVDVALANIVGLVDFLKTDPTCRFSTLVDITAVDYPERPKRFDVVYHFLSMYQNQRIRLRMAVREEDMVPSITGIHPSANWFEREVFDMFGILFSGHPDLRRILTDYGFRGYPLRKDFPTTGYTEVRYDEVQKRVVYEPVSLVQEYRQFDFMSPWEGAEYILPGDEKDTASK